A single genomic interval of Phycisphaeraceae bacterium harbors:
- the alaS gene encoding alanine--tRNA ligase, protein MRSAADIRQIFLDFFEQRAGHTVVPSSAVVPHDDPTLLFTNAGMNQFKDVFLGRGTRPYQRAVDTQKCIRAGGKHNDLEDVGRDTYHHTFFEMLGNWSFGDYFKAEAIEWAWELLTSIYGLPADRLYATYFAGDSKAGLDPDTEARALWRRVLPAERVLPGLMRDNFWEMGESGPCGPCSEIHFDRIGGRDAADRVNKGDPDVLEIWNLVFIQFNREVDGTLRPLPARHVDTGMGFERLTSVLQGKRSNYDTDLWTPIFARIREVTGARAYDGNVEKLSDPIDVAYRVIADHARCLTAAIADGAAPGNEGRNYVLRRILRRAVRMGHQTLGVREPFLWQMAPAVAESLGGVFPEMREKLPRVQEIIREEESAFGRTLERGLALFNEAAGRSREATLASGGDGSGTVAVAPPRIAAEDAFRLHDTFGFPIDLTRVMAEERGLEVDLAGYEALMERAKQTSRDAAEGAGDQMQLLTPDAIAGLAHMGVHPTNDSEKYPGHDVRTEVAAIWNGRNFDEHADVGTRVAIIFHKTSCYSESGGQIGDRGTFIVSRRHGDDSGRDQRFEVDETRALGGFVLHIGHVASGQVRRGDNGLLSVERGRRQLIRGHHTGTHLLNHALRSVLGDEVQQRGSLVADDRLRFDFSFHRSVKIDELARIEELVNDAIAADSRVHAAIVPLDEAKRIRGVRAVFGERYPDPVRVVSVGVTVEELIRHPDDARWIDHSIEFCGGTHLATTSEAMRLVILSESAVSAGVRRITALAGAPAQAAVATAANLAERLEGAKKLDGQALAEEVDEIGEMLKDLPTGVLARQRLEPLLVAQRERVKAWRKESEGANLGQIVERAREIAAMGGGKAIVARIDGAGRDPLLAALDAIRAKRTQSAVLLISADHAAGRVTIVAHVPPPLVEAGLKAGDWVRVAAQACGGSGGGRPDSAQAGGKDPGRAGEALAAAQAHAAKFTA, encoded by the coding sequence ATGCGTTCGGCTGCGGACATTCGCCAGATCTTTCTCGACTTCTTTGAACAACGAGCGGGCCACACGGTGGTGCCGTCGAGCGCGGTGGTGCCTCACGACGACCCCACCCTGCTCTTCACCAACGCGGGCATGAACCAATTCAAGGATGTCTTCCTTGGCCGCGGCACGCGCCCCTACCAGCGTGCGGTCGATACGCAGAAGTGCATCCGAGCCGGGGGCAAGCACAACGACCTCGAAGATGTCGGCCGCGACACCTATCACCACACCTTTTTCGAGATGCTCGGCAACTGGAGCTTTGGCGACTACTTCAAGGCCGAGGCGATCGAGTGGGCGTGGGAGCTGCTGACCTCGATCTACGGGCTGCCCGCAGATCGTCTCTACGCGACCTACTTCGCTGGCGATTCGAAGGCGGGTCTCGACCCTGACACCGAGGCGCGCGCTCTCTGGCGACGCGTGCTGCCTGCGGAGCGCGTGCTGCCCGGGCTGATGCGAGACAATTTCTGGGAGATGGGCGAGAGCGGCCCGTGCGGCCCGTGCAGCGAGATTCACTTCGATCGCATCGGCGGGCGTGACGCAGCCGACCGGGTGAACAAGGGCGATCCCGATGTGCTCGAGATCTGGAACCTGGTCTTCATTCAGTTCAATCGCGAAGTCGACGGCACCTTGCGACCACTGCCGGCGCGCCATGTCGACACCGGCATGGGCTTCGAACGCTTGACGAGCGTTCTCCAAGGCAAGCGATCGAACTACGACACGGACCTCTGGACTCCGATCTTCGCGCGCATTCGCGAGGTCACGGGTGCCCGCGCCTACGACGGGAATGTCGAGAAGCTGAGTGATCCGATCGATGTCGCCTACCGCGTCATCGCCGACCACGCGCGCTGCCTCACGGCGGCGATTGCCGATGGCGCTGCGCCAGGCAACGAAGGTCGAAACTATGTGCTGCGCCGCATTCTTCGACGCGCCGTCCGCATGGGGCACCAGACGCTCGGCGTGCGCGAGCCCTTCCTCTGGCAGATGGCGCCGGCGGTCGCGGAGTCGCTCGGCGGAGTCTTCCCCGAGATGCGCGAGAAGCTTCCGCGCGTGCAGGAGATCATTCGCGAGGAGGAGAGCGCATTCGGTCGAACGCTCGAGCGCGGACTGGCGCTCTTCAACGAGGCGGCCGGTCGCTCGCGCGAAGCAACGCTGGCCTCAGGCGGTGACGGCTCAGGAACCGTCGCCGTGGCTCCGCCCCGTATTGCCGCCGAGGATGCCTTCCGACTGCATGACACCTTCGGATTCCCGATCGATCTGACCCGCGTCATGGCCGAGGAGCGCGGGCTCGAGGTCGATCTCGCGGGGTACGAAGCGCTCATGGAGCGCGCGAAGCAGACGAGTCGAGATGCCGCCGAGGGCGCCGGTGATCAGATGCAGCTCCTGACCCCCGACGCGATCGCCGGTCTCGCGCACATGGGCGTGCATCCGACGAACGACTCGGAGAAGTACCCGGGCCATGATGTCCGCACCGAAGTGGCCGCGATCTGGAATGGTCGCAACTTCGACGAGCACGCCGATGTCGGCACGCGCGTCGCCATCATCTTTCACAAGACCTCCTGCTACTCGGAGAGCGGCGGGCAGATTGGTGATCGCGGCACTTTCATCGTTTCGCGCCGGCATGGCGATGACAGCGGTCGCGACCAGCGCTTCGAGGTCGACGAGACCCGCGCCTTGGGCGGCTTCGTGCTGCATATCGGTCATGTCGCCTCCGGCCAGGTTCGCCGTGGCGACAACGGCCTGCTCTCGGTGGAACGAGGCCGACGCCAGCTCATTCGCGGGCATCACACGGGGACGCATCTCCTGAACCATGCGCTGCGCAGTGTGCTGGGCGACGAGGTCCAGCAGCGCGGCTCACTCGTCGCCGACGATCGGCTCCGCTTCGACTTCTCCTTCCATCGGTCGGTCAAGATCGACGAGCTGGCGCGGATCGAGGAACTGGTCAATGACGCGATTGCCGCTGACTCGCGTGTGCATGCCGCGATCGTCCCGCTCGACGAGGCGAAGCGCATTCGCGGTGTGCGGGCCGTCTTTGGCGAGCGCTATCCAGACCCCGTGCGCGTGGTCAGCGTGGGCGTGACGGTGGAGGAGCTCATTCGTCATCCCGATGATGCGCGCTGGATTGACCATAGCATCGAGTTCTGCGGCGGCACTCATCTGGCCACCACCTCCGAAGCGATGAGGCTCGTCATCCTCTCGGAGTCCGCGGTGTCTGCGGGTGTGCGCCGGATCACGGCGCTCGCGGGCGCTCCGGCGCAGGCGGCGGTGGCCACGGCCGCGAATCTTGCGGAGCGATTGGAAGGCGCGAAGAAGCTCGACGGTCAGGCGCTCGCCGAGGAGGTCGACGAGATCGGCGAGATGCTCAAGGATCTGCCGACGGGCGTTCTCGCTCGTCAGCGCCTTGAGCCGCTGCTTGTTGCTCAGCGCGAGCGCGTGAAGGCGTGGCGCAAGGAGAGCGAAGGCGCGAACCTCGGCCAGATCGTCGAGCGGGCGCGAGAGATTGCCGCGATGGGCGGCGGCAAGGCGATCGTGGCGCGGATCGATGGCGCTGGCCGCGACCCCCTGCTCGCGGCGCTCGATGCCATTCGCGCAAAGCGAACCCAGTCGGCCGTTCTGTTGATCTCCGCCGATCACGCCGCCGGCCGAGTGACCATTGTCGCGCATGTCCCGCCGCCGCTGGTCGAGGCGGGCCTGAAGGCGGGCGACTGGGTGCGTGTCGCAGCGCAGGCCTGCGGTGGTTCGGGCGGTGGACGCCCCGATTCAGCGCAGGCTGGCGGCAAGGACCCCGGGCGCGCCGGTGAAGCGCTCGCTGCGGCGCAGGCGCACGCGGCGAAGTTCACCGCGTAG
- the tpiA gene encoding triose-phosphate isomerase, with protein sequence MVPARRPFVGGNWKMNTLRASAVELAQAIRRACDAPLPAPGGATEGAARCANGPERAEVVLFPPVPYLRDVAGVLAGSAIGVGAQDLSAEERGAFTGQVSAEMIRDSGGEWVIIGHSERRHGAGESDELCGRKLTRALGSELRTIFCVGETWEERSAGKAHEVNRRQLEAGFREVGAERLGEVVVAYEPVWAIGTGKTASASDAQEAHRSIREWLANRYDLRSASGVRILYGGSVNAANAAALFSEEDIDGGLIGGASLKAADFLAIVAACGATAKVER encoded by the coding sequence ATGGTCCCGGCGAGACGGCCCTTCGTGGGCGGCAACTGGAAGATGAACACACTTCGCGCCTCGGCAGTGGAGTTGGCGCAGGCGATTCGGCGCGCGTGCGACGCGCCGCTGCCGGCGCCCGGCGGCGCCACCGAGGGTGCGGCGCGGTGCGCGAACGGGCCCGAGCGCGCGGAGGTGGTGCTCTTTCCCCCAGTTCCCTACTTGCGGGATGTCGCGGGAGTCCTTGCTGGCAGCGCGATCGGCGTCGGCGCCCAGGACCTGTCCGCCGAAGAGCGGGGGGCGTTCACGGGGCAGGTCAGCGCCGAGATGATTCGCGACAGTGGCGGCGAATGGGTGATTATTGGACACTCTGAGCGACGCCACGGGGCTGGCGAAAGCGACGAACTCTGCGGCCGAAAGCTGACTCGGGCGCTCGGCTCCGAGCTCCGGACCATCTTTTGCGTGGGGGAAACCTGGGAAGAGCGGAGCGCCGGCAAGGCTCATGAGGTCAATCGCCGCCAGCTAGAGGCAGGCTTTCGCGAGGTCGGCGCGGAGCGGCTCGGCGAGGTGGTCGTCGCCTATGAGCCCGTCTGGGCGATTGGAACGGGCAAGACCGCATCGGCGTCGGACGCCCAGGAGGCCCATCGCTCGATTCGGGAGTGGCTTGCGAACCGCTATGATCTCCGATCCGCCAGCGGGGTGAGGATCCTCTATGGCGGCTCGGTCAATGCGGCGAATGCGGCGGCCCTCTTTTCGGAAGAGGACATCGATGGCGGCCTCATCGGAGGCGCCAGCCTGAAGGCCGCCGACTTTCTGGCGATCGTGGCGGCCTGCGGCGCCACCGCGAAGGTCGAGCGTTGA
- the secG gene encoding preprotein translocase subunit SecG: MPLLFTILTLLMIATAFALVLIILVQRPQGGGLAGAFGGAGGGGADTAFGGRTGDVLTTGTWIAAGFFVVIAVALNLVPSRPTVVPASAPAIGAPEPGALEPMPLPLTPAPTIPAPPVPAPAELPASEGAVTPPAVLPPDEPAAPPVGEPGDAPSADPAADPSGEERFDSSANPAQDSDLR; the protein is encoded by the coding sequence ATGCCACTTCTGTTCACCATTCTGACTCTGCTCATGATCGCGACGGCGTTCGCGCTCGTCCTCATCATTCTGGTTCAGCGTCCGCAGGGAGGCGGCCTCGCCGGAGCATTCGGTGGAGCCGGTGGCGGTGGCGCTGACACGGCCTTCGGTGGTCGAACGGGCGATGTGCTCACCACGGGAACCTGGATTGCTGCGGGTTTCTTCGTGGTCATCGCCGTCGCTCTGAACCTTGTGCCTTCACGGCCGACGGTTGTTCCCGCATCGGCACCGGCGATCGGCGCTCCCGAGCCCGGCGCGCTTGAGCCGATGCCCCTTCCGCTGACGCCCGCCCCCACGATCCCCGCACCGCCCGTGCCGGCCCCGGCCGAGTTGCCTGCCAGCGAGGGCGCGGTGACGCCACCTGCTGTCCTTCCCCCCGATGAGCCGGCGGCGCCGCCGGTCGGCGAGCCCGGCGATGCGCCCTCCGCAGACCCTGCGGCAGATCCCTCGGGCGAGGAGCGTTTCGATTCAAGCGCGAATCCCGCGCAGGACAGCGACCTGCGCTGA
- a CDS encoding YicC family protein has product MTGFGAASIEEDGARYSVEIRSVNNRFLKSTLRLPDALLSLEAEIDAQIARRLIRGSVTVSIRVFDSSARVAARINREALQAYLSQLDGVPGLGAIRENGGVNGPSLAALLALPGVVIDDAADRIAERARPLLAKLVDQACDRVIEMREREGDSLRRTLVQLGEDIARGLAAVRHRAPEVSELYRERLMARMKTMLGELGVAVREEDVIREVAGFAERTDIAEEITRLEGHLEQFHTLVDPSNREPIGRVLDFLAQEMLREANTIASKSADVDISRRIVEVKAAIDRIKEQSQNAE; this is encoded by the coding sequence ATGACCGGATTCGGGGCTGCGTCCATCGAAGAAGATGGTGCACGCTATTCGGTTGAGATCCGCTCGGTCAACAATCGCTTCCTGAAGAGCACGCTTCGCCTGCCCGATGCGCTCCTTTCGCTTGAAGCGGAGATTGATGCGCAGATCGCCAGACGGTTGATTCGAGGCAGCGTGACGGTCTCGATTCGAGTCTTCGACTCAAGCGCGCGAGTCGCGGCTCGCATCAATCGCGAGGCGTTGCAGGCCTATCTTTCGCAGCTCGATGGCGTGCCCGGGCTTGGCGCCATTCGCGAGAATGGCGGCGTGAACGGCCCCTCACTCGCGGCGCTCCTGGCGCTGCCGGGCGTGGTCATCGACGACGCGGCCGATCGCATCGCCGAGCGCGCAAGGCCCTTGCTCGCGAAGCTTGTCGACCAGGCGTGCGATCGAGTGATCGAGATGCGCGAGCGCGAGGGCGACTCCCTTCGCCGCACGCTCGTCCAGCTCGGCGAGGACATCGCGCGCGGGCTTGCGGCAGTGCGGCATCGAGCACCGGAGGTGAGCGAGCTCTATCGAGAGCGCCTCATGGCGCGCATGAAGACCATGCTTGGTGAGCTCGGCGTCGCCGTGCGCGAAGAGGATGTCATCCGCGAAGTCGCAGGATTCGCCGAGCGCACGGATATCGCCGAGGAGATCACCCGACTCGAGGGACACCTCGAACAGTTCCATACGCTCGTCGACCCGTCGAATCGCGAGCCCATCGGCCGCGTGCTCGACTTCCTTGCTCAGGAGATGCTACGGGAGGCCAATACCATCGCGAGCAAGTCGGCCGATGTCGACATCAGTCGCCGGATTGTCGAGGTCAAGGCGGCCATCGATCGGATCAAGGAACAGTCGCAGAATGCCGAGTAG